A portion of the Paenibacillus hamazuiensis genome contains these proteins:
- a CDS encoding sugar phosphate isomerase/epimerase family protein, whose protein sequence is MEVLTPSGPPQMAVYQAIWALDGYGGAGREWSLEEKFERMAEAGFTGVFGRLPEPGKEKLWRELQERYKFTFGVESFPYGRDDFREFLKRAKEFDVTYINAQVGSSFTVGDKAVALLSDLIEEAELSGIPFYVETHRGKVTQDVLRTVEYARRLPNLRLTIDFSHYVLAGEMHSAEEAEPYFDELLRRTASIHARVSNAEQIQIDIGPDGDHPKAEPFKRWWERGMRYWREQAQPGDVLPFVCEIGRHYAITRSGLPSAGSHDEWSDRWEQSLVFKRIAEDLWSRVAGE, encoded by the coding sequence ATGGAAGTTTTGACGCCATCCGGGCCGCCCCAAATGGCTGTGTATCAGGCGATATGGGCGCTTGACGGTTACGGCGGCGCCGGCCGGGAATGGTCCCTGGAGGAGAAGTTCGAACGTATGGCGGAAGCCGGATTTACCGGCGTATTTGGCAGACTTCCCGAACCGGGCAAGGAAAAATTGTGGCGCGAACTGCAGGAGAGATACAAATTTACGTTCGGCGTTGAGAGCTTTCCGTACGGACGCGATGATTTTCGCGAGTTTCTGAAGCGGGCGAAGGAATTTGATGTGACGTACATCAACGCGCAGGTCGGCAGCAGCTTTACGGTCGGCGATAAGGCGGTCGCGCTGCTGTCTGACTTGATCGAGGAGGCGGAACTATCCGGCATCCCGTTTTACGTGGAGACGCATCGCGGGAAAGTGACGCAAGACGTGCTGCGCACGGTCGAATACGCCAGGCGGCTGCCGAATTTGCGGCTGACGATCGATTTTTCCCATTACGTGCTTGCCGGGGAAATGCACTCTGCGGAGGAAGCGGAGCCTTATTTCGACGAATTGCTGAGGAGAACCGCTTCGATTCACGCAAGGGTGAGCAACGCCGAGCAGATCCAGATCGACATCGGCCCGGACGGGGACCATCCGAAAGCGGAGCCTTTCAAGCGATGGTGGGAACGCGGCATGCGCTACTGGCGCGAGCAGGCGCAGCCCGGCGACGTGCTCCCATTCGTATGCGAAATCGGCCGTCATTATGCGATCACGCGAAGCGGACTGCCCAGCGCCGGCTCGCATGATGAGTGGTCAGACCGGTGGGAGCAGTCGCTGGTGTTCAAGCGCATCGCCGAGGATTTATGGAGCCGCGTTGCAGGCGAGTGA
- a CDS encoding phytanoyl-CoA dioxygenase family protein: protein MAYELRALTPEQKRHFETEGYLIVKGLFSEADLQEIEETFEQISHQTIPGHFMPDLSSPVTDPLKRYPRVMHPHRFNDTAKKYLLHKPVLDVLRDLYEEEPLAAQSMFYYKPPGSRGQALHQDNFYLKVEPGNCIAAWTAVDPADEENGGLLVVPKTNNYEIVCPELADAQESFTTHFVKPPKDQQAVPAVMDKGDVLFFNGNLIHGSYRNKTKDRFRRAFICHYANESATRIGNHYRPLFRADGSAIDLEANPDGGPCGVEYEALYPH, encoded by the coding sequence ATGGCTTACGAGCTGCGCGCGCTTACCCCGGAACAAAAGCGTCATTTTGAGACAGAAGGTTATTTGATCGTAAAGGGGCTGTTTAGCGAGGCCGATCTGCAGGAAATTGAGGAAACGTTCGAACAAATCAGCCACCAAACGATTCCCGGTCATTTCATGCCGGACCTAAGCTCGCCTGTGACGGATCCGCTTAAACGTTATCCGCGCGTGATGCACCCGCACCGTTTTAACGATACCGCCAAAAAGTATTTGCTGCACAAGCCTGTTCTGGATGTGCTGAGAGATTTATACGAGGAGGAGCCCCTTGCCGCGCAGAGCATGTTTTATTACAAGCCGCCGGGCTCACGGGGACAGGCGCTGCATCAGGACAATTTTTACTTGAAGGTCGAGCCGGGGAACTGTATCGCCGCTTGGACGGCGGTCGATCCGGCGGATGAGGAGAACGGCGGGCTGCTCGTTGTCCCCAAAACGAACAACTACGAGATCGTTTGTCCCGAGCTCGCCGACGCGCAGGAATCGTTTACGACGCATTTCGTGAAGCCGCCGAAGGATCAGCAGGCTGTACCCGCCGTTATGGATAAGGGGGATGTGCTGTTTTTCAACGGCAACCTGATCCACGGCTCTTATCGCAACAAAACGAAGGACCGGTTCCGCCGCGCGTTTATTTGCCACTACGCTAACGAGTCGGCCACGCGCATCGGCAATCATTACCGGCCGTTATTCCGCGCAGACGGCAGCGCCATCGATCTGGAAGCGAATCCGGACGGCGGGCCTTGCGGTGTTGAATACGAGGCGCTGTATCCGCACTGA
- a CDS encoding helix-turn-helix domain-containing protein gives MKHYNTPDSYGQPIPGVIVAGHFSEKDQYHVHRPDGMRDFLITLTLRGEGYFIASGVRQICRAGDLTILKGSVPHQYGTCRGEEWNFVWAHVSPELVETAFGAANECLILPIDNPVLRRRMFRAFKKVIADAHERRPYWHELCQNALLEILLLLKQRQTHHMDPRIEQALNLMSAQMKKPLLVAELARAVGLSSSRLSHLFKEHVGLSIVEALNRMRLDQAALLLEHTERGPMEVAYDVGFQNYNHFSQLFRKRFGMSPRVYKNGKSAGGEASGALK, from the coding sequence ATGAAGCACTACAATACTCCCGACTCCTACGGACAGCCGATCCCCGGCGTGATCGTGGCCGGGCATTTTTCCGAAAAAGATCAATATCACGTTCACCGCCCCGACGGTATGCGGGATTTCCTCATCACTCTGACGCTGCGGGGAGAAGGGTATTTTATCGCAAGCGGGGTCCGGCAAATTTGCCGTGCGGGAGATTTGACGATCCTCAAGGGGAGCGTACCGCATCAATACGGGACGTGCCGCGGAGAAGAGTGGAATTTCGTATGGGCGCATGTTTCGCCGGAGCTGGTCGAGACGGCGTTCGGCGCAGCGAACGAGTGCTTGATCCTGCCGATCGACAACCCGGTTTTAAGGAGGCGTATGTTCCGCGCGTTCAAAAAGGTGATCGCCGACGCCCATGAGCGCAGGCCGTACTGGCATGAATTATGCCAAAACGCGCTGTTGGAAATTTTGCTTTTGCTGAAGCAGCGGCAAACCCACCATATGGACCCTCGCATTGAGCAGGCGCTGAACCTCATGTCGGCGCAAATGAAAAAGCCCCTGCTTGTCGCGGAGCTCGCAAGGGCGGTCGGCCTGTCTTCTTCACGGCTCTCTCATCTGTTTAAAGAGCACGTGGGCCTCTCGATCGTCGAGGCGCTGAACCGGATGCGGCTCGATCAGGCCGCGCTGCTGCTGGAGCATACGGAACGGGGACCGATGGAAGTCGCATACGATGTCGGTTTTCAAAACTACAACCACTTCTCCCAACTGTTTCGCAAACGGTTCGGGATGAGTCCGAGAGTTTACAAAAACGGCAAATCGGCCGGCGGAGAAGCATCCGGTGCGCTGAAGTGA
- a CDS encoding sensor histidine kinase, with protein MKAFRIENNTLFVKMFILLFLSVLIPVTFLGYWYFNRASGQIEQVTSGLLTENLQQNRLRLEQYFKQAELHSESIIASQKLEVLDTALEDRLFLSRSLSLINDLKGRYDLAIYPADETRYAAYSALLRSGPLLSGPERIRQALELEGRGYWYAEGGSFVFVRLIRAMSDLRPLAVIQLSMSGFQVSQQLIAPFEYPNFRHDIADENGNVLLASPRGEMTPGEKMFLSDIPLTGVPWTLVAAIPEKDLIGPVENIRRVSLLLALASIGLISILLALVTNSFISPIKYVVAQMKKAQLGQLVPSDKYADRRDEIGQLTRGYNSLIYGMEELLETTKQMEADKSRTEMQMLIHQINPHFLYNTLDAIKWRADHVREQTIAEMVTSLSNLIRYSINNGEEFTTVEREIEHVKSYLSIESLRSPDTFQVVVSVQPRALNVPILKLIIQPLVENSVRHGMNKLQSGRGKILIRVFIEGEDLVCIVEDNGPGCSEEASARMNRPNLQPGETGGVGLYNVNQRLKIRFGMKYGVTLENREHGGCKATIRHPLM; from the coding sequence ATGAAAGCGTTTAGAATTGAAAACAACACGTTGTTCGTCAAAATGTTCATTCTCCTGTTTCTATCCGTTCTGATTCCGGTAACGTTTTTGGGGTACTGGTATTTCAATCGGGCCAGCGGGCAAATCGAGCAGGTGACCAGCGGGCTGCTGACGGAAAACCTGCAGCAAAACCGGCTGCGGCTCGAGCAGTATTTCAAGCAGGCCGAGCTGCACTCGGAGTCGATCATCGCCTCCCAAAAGCTCGAGGTGCTGGATACGGCGCTCGAGGACCGGCTGTTTCTGAGCAGATCGCTTTCGCTCATTAACGATTTGAAAGGACGCTACGACCTCGCGATCTATCCGGCGGACGAAACTAGGTATGCGGCATACTCAGCGCTGCTCCGCTCGGGACCTTTGTTATCCGGTCCGGAACGGATACGCCAGGCGCTTGAGCTGGAGGGCCGAGGGTACTGGTATGCCGAAGGCGGATCGTTTGTGTTCGTCCGGCTTATACGGGCGATGTCCGATTTGCGCCCTCTCGCCGTCATCCAGCTGAGCATGTCCGGCTTTCAGGTCAGCCAGCAGTTGATCGCTCCGTTCGAATATCCGAACTTCCGGCATGACATTGCGGACGAGAACGGAAACGTGCTCCTCGCCAGTCCCCGCGGGGAAATGACCCCGGGGGAGAAAATGTTCCTGTCCGACATTCCCTTGACCGGAGTGCCGTGGACGCTTGTGGCGGCCATCCCGGAAAAAGATCTGATCGGTCCGGTGGAGAACATCCGGCGCGTTTCCCTGCTGCTTGCGCTCGCCAGTATCGGACTGATATCCATTTTGCTGGCGCTGGTCACAAACAGCTTTATTTCGCCGATCAAATACGTGGTCGCCCAGATGAAAAAAGCCCAGCTCGGCCAGCTTGTTCCAAGCGATAAATATGCGGACAGACGGGACGAAATCGGCCAGCTTACGCGCGGCTACAACTCCCTGATCTACGGCATGGAGGAGCTGCTCGAGACGACGAAGCAGATGGAGGCCGACAAGTCCCGGACGGAAATGCAGATGCTCATCCACCAGATCAACCCGCATTTTTTGTACAATACGCTGGATGCGATCAAATGGCGGGCCGATCACGTTCGGGAGCAGACGATTGCGGAGATGGTCACGTCGCTCAGCAATCTGATCCGGTACAGCATCAATAACGGGGAAGAATTTACGACCGTCGAACGCGAGATCGAGCATGTGAAAAGCTACCTGAGCATCGAGTCGCTGCGCAGCCCCGATACGTTCCAGGTCGTCGTCAGCGTCCAGCCGCGCGCGCTGAACGTGCCGATTTTGAAGCTGATCATTCAGCCGCTTGTCGAAAATTCGGTGCGCCACGGCATGAACAAGCTGCAGTCCGGCCGGGGCAAAATTCTCATTCGCGTCTTTATCGAAGGAGAGGATCTGGTCTGCATCGTCGAGGATAACGGCCCCGGCTGCTCCGAGGAGGCATCGGCCCGCATGAACCGCCCGAACCTGCAGCCGGGCGAGACCGGCGGCGTCGGCCTGTACAACGTAAACCAGCGGCTGAAAATCCGCTTCGGCATGAAGTACGGCGTGACGCTCGAAAACAGAGAGCACGGCGGCTGCAAGGCGACGATCCGCCATCCGCTGATGTGA